One stretch of Carettochelys insculpta isolate YL-2023 chromosome 20, ASM3395843v1, whole genome shotgun sequence DNA includes these proteins:
- the RAB37 gene encoding ras-related protein Rab-37 isoform X1, whose product MSGRAGAAAAAAAAPAQNGGPAALPERCSLRQGCDLAGKVMLLGDSGVGKTCFLVQFKDGAFLSGTFIATVGIDFRNKVVVVDGVKVKLQIWDTAGQERFRSVTHAYYRDAQALLLFYDITNKMSFDNIRAWLAEIHEYAQKDVVIMLLGNKADVSSERVIRTEDGESLAREYGVPFMETSAKTGMNVELAFLAIAKELKQRAEQQPDKPRFQIQDYIESQKKKASCCSFISG is encoded by the exons atgagcggccgggccggggcggcggcggcggcggcggcggcccccgCCCAGAACGGCGGCCCCGCGGCGCTGCCGGAGCGCTGCTCGCTGCGCCAGGGCTGCGATCTCGCCGGCAAG GTGATGCTGCTGGGAGATTCAGGCGTGGGAAAAACCTGCTTCCTGGTGCAGTTCAAAGACGGGGCCTTCCTCTCGGGGACCTTCATAGCCACTGTCGGCATTGACTTCCGG aataaagtggtggtggtggacgGTGTGAAAGTAAAATTGCAG ATCTGGGACACAGCGGGGCAGGAGAGATTCCGTAGCGTGACCCACGCATACTACAGGGATGCCCAGG ctTTGCTCCTCTTTTATGACATCACCAACAAAATGTCCTTTGACAATATTCGG GCCTGGCTCGCCGAGATACACGAGTATGCCCAAAAGGATGTGGTCATTATGTTGTTAGGCAACAAA GCCGATGTGAGCAGCGAGAGAGTCATCAGGACAGAGGATGGAGAGTCACTAGCCAGG GAATACGGAGTGCCTTTCATGGAGACCAGCGCCAAGACCGGCATGAATGTGGAGTTGGCCTTTCTGGCCATTGCCAA AGAACTCAAGCAGCGAGCGGAGCAGCAGCCGGACAAGCCCAGGTTCCAGATTCAGGACTACATAGAGTCACAGAAGAAAAAGGCCAGCTGCTGTTCCTTCAT CTCCGGCTAA